A stretch of Methanosphaerula palustris E1-9c DNA encodes these proteins:
- a CDS encoding dockerin type I domain-containing protein yields the protein MDRDGRYKDMNGNGSVDFNDMVLYFNQLNWIAENEPLVAFDQSEDNRVDFNDMVALFHSL from the coding sequence ATGGATCGTGATGGTCGGTACAAGGACATGAACGGCAACGGTTCTGTCGATTTCAACGATATGGTCCTGTACTTCAATCAATTGAATTGGATCGCAGAGAACGAGCCACTCGTCGCCTTCGATCAGAGCGAGGACAATCGGGTCGACTTCAACGACATGGTGGCGCTCTTTCATTCCCTCTGA